A DNA window from Planctomycetia bacterium contains the following coding sequences:
- the mscL gene encoding large-conductance mechanosensitive channel, whose protein sequence is MAAPEKQVFSLFEEFKNFAFKGNVIDLAVGVIIGGAFGKIVSSMVDNVIMPLVAVILPGNKGYEKWILTIAGKDIPYGKFLGDVVSFVILAAALFFFIVKFLGWLMKSKAAETAAPPEPPKQELLLTEIRDLLKNR, encoded by the coding sequence ATGGCCGCCCCCGAGAAGCAGGTTTTTTCGCTGTTCGAGGAGTTCAAGAACTTCGCCTTCAAGGGCAACGTGATCGACCTCGCCGTGGGCGTGATCATCGGCGGTGCCTTCGGCAAGATCGTCTCCAGCATGGTCGACAACGTCATCATGCCGCTGGTGGCGGTCATCCTGCCCGGCAACAAGGGCTACGAGAAATGGATCCTGACGATCGCGGGAAAGGACATCCCGTACGGCAAGTTCCTCGGCGACGTCGTCAGCTTCGTGATCCTCGCCGCGGCCCTGTTCTTCTTCATCGTCAAGTTCCTCGGCTGGCTGATGAAGTCGAAGGCGGCGGAGACCGCCGCCCCGCCGGAGCCGCCGAAGCAGGAACTGCTGCTGACGGAAATCCGCGACCTGCTCAAGAACCGCTAG